The genome window GCGACGAGCACCGCCCAGGGCTCGGCTTGAGCGGGCGTCCACAGGCGATACGGCAGGCGTGCGCCGTCCCGGACGATGAAGGCATCGGGTTCGATCAGGGGACCGGTGAAGTCCGGCCCGGGCGTGAGTGGCGGCTGGACATGGGGCAAGGCGCAGGCCCCGAGCCCCAGCATCAATCCTGTCAGCACCGTCCGGCGGATCATCGGCCCAGAATGCCTCGAACCCTTTGACGAAGATACGGCACGACCTCGAGCTCGAACCACGGATTGCGCCGCAGCCAGGCGGTGTTCCGCCACGAGGGATGCGGCAACGGCAGGATGGACGGACCATAGTCCCGCCAGGCGCCAACGGTCCCGGTCATGTTGGGCTTCACGCGGTCGCCCAGCGCCCAGACCTGGGCATAGCCGCCGACCAGCAGGGTCAGCTCGATCTGCGGCAGCGCCTCCAGCAGGCGGGGCCGCCACAGCTCGGCGCAGCGGCGTGGTGGAGGATAATCACCCCCCTTCGGCGCGGTGCCGGGATAGCAGAAGGCCTGGGCTGCTACGCCGATCCGGTGATCGGCATAGAAGGTCTCATAATCCACGCCCATCCAGTTGCGCAGCCGGTCGCCCGACGGATCGGTGAACGGCAGGCCGCTTTCGTGAACGCGCCGCCCGGGTGCCTGGCCGCAGATCAGCAGGCGGGTTGCGGGAAAGACGCGAACCACCGGGCGTGGCGTGTGCGGCAGTTCACCCAGGCAAGCACGGCAGGCGCGGATATCCGAAAGGACAGCGTCCAGATCAGGCGAAGTCGTCATCGACCTCGGGCTTGGGCGGCAGGGCGGCAAGCGCGGTGGCCGTCTCGGCCTCCGTCGGCAGGCGCAGACGGGTCACGCCCCGGAAGTTCGTGGGGTCCACGACCTTGCCCTTCTTGGTGATGGTCAGGCGGCCCTGACGCATCAGGTGCAGGGCCGTCGCCCGGACCTTGGGCAGGACGCGCTGCCACTGCTCGGTCTGGATGTGCTTGGCCACGTCCGCGGGCTCGACGGACTTGCCGCCGACGCCCTTGGGGTCCGCTTTCGCCAGGGTTTCAAAAATTGCCGCTTCGATTGGATCGCTCATCGGGCCTATATGCTGCACTGCAGAAACGAAAAGAAGGCAAACTTGGCATGGTCGCCAAAGTCACGGTCACCGAAGGCGAGTTCACGGGCTGGAAAACCTACGACCTGCACGGCACGTTCGACCAGGTCGTCGGACCATTCTACTTCAGGCCGGACCCCGACGGGCGCATGCGGTGCGCCTTCCGGGCCGAGCCCAAACACATGAACGCCGGTGACCGGATGCACGGCGGCTGTCTGATGACATTCGCCGATATCGCCCTGTTCCAGACCGCCTATCAGGAGATGGAAGGCAAGAACGGCGTCACGGTGCAGCTGGATTCGACGCTGATCGACGGGGCCTATGTCGGCGAACTGATCGAGGCGACGGGTGAGGTCGTGCGGGCAGGCGGGTCGCTGATCTTCGTTCGCGGTCAGATCACGACGGGCGAGCGTACGCTGATGACCTATTCCGGCATCATCCGGAAATTCACGCCGCGCTGATCAGATCCCTGCCTTGGCCGCCGGGCGGGCGCGACAGGCGTCGAGCCAGCGGGCCAGGTGGATGAATTCTTCGGGCGGGCGGTATTTGACCATGCGGGCAAAATCCAGCCCGACCGCCCCGACGACATCCGCGATCGTGAAACGGTCCAGAGCGATGAATTCACGCTCGGCCAGATGCCGGTCCAGGGTCTTCATGAAGCGCTCGGCCGACAGCCGGTTGTAGTCGGCGACCTGGGGTTGCGGGGTGGCCTCCAGCACCGCCAGCGCCGGATGGGTCAGGCGCACGTTCAGCATGATGGGGTTGGCCAGATAGAATTCGCAGCGGCGGGTCCACATCTCGACGATGGCCTGTTCGCGAGGGTCGTGACCGAAAAGATTGGGCTCAGGATAGAGCGCCTCCAGATAGCGGCAGATGGCGACGGACTCGGAGACCACCGTGCCGTCGTCCAGTTCCAGGGCGGGCACGTGTGGCACTCCCACCCGGGCGCGGTAATCCGGCGTCTTGTGATCCCCGGACATGATGTCGATCTGGACGATCTCGACGTCCTCGATGCCCTTTTCCGCCATGACCCAGCGGACGCGCCGGGGGTTGGGGGCGCGGAAGGAATCGTACAGCTTCATCGGATCAGCCTTTGCGGTTCAGCCGAATATGGAGGCGGGCATCGCGCCCACAACCGCCGCCGTCATCAGGGTGGCCAGGAAACCGGCGAACAGCGCCTTCCAGACCATCCCCAGCACCTCTTCCCGGCGCTCGGGGATCAGGACCGACAGGCCGGTGACCGTGATGCCGACCGATCCGATGTTGGCGAAGCCGCACAGGGCATAGGTCATCAGCATGCGGGTCCGCTCGCTCATGTCGCCGACCGGGATCTTGCCCAGTTCGATGAAGGCCACGAACTCTGTGAGCGTCAATTTGGTGCCGAGGAGCCAGCCCGCCTTGCCGGCCTCCGACCAGTCCACCCCGACCAGCCAGGCGACCGGCATGAACAGCCACCCCAGCAGGCGCTGGACCGTCACATGGTCGCCGAAGATCCAGAAACCGCCCAGCATCAGGTTGACCAGAGCCACCAGGGCCACAAACACGATCAGCACTGCCGAGATGTTCAGCACCACCATCAGCCCATCGGCCGTGCCCTTGACGATGGCGTCGATGGCCGAGTCGTACTTCAGGGCCGAGCCATAGTCGGCGACCTGTCCCCCCTCGCCCGGTTTTTCGGGGATGATGATGCGGGCGAGCAGAACGCCGGCCGGGGCCGAGACGATGGATGCTACCAGGACGTGCCCTGCCGCATTGGGCAGGGTCGCGGACAGGATCGAGGCATAGGCGACCATGGTCGAACCGGCCACGGTCGCCAGGCCGACCACCATCATCAGGAAGATCTCGGACCGGGTCAGCTTGTCCAGGTAGGCGCGGATGACGATCGGGCTCTCGATCATGCCAAGGAAGATGTTGGCCGCGACCGCCAGGGCCGAGGCGCCGCCCAGACCCATGGTCTTCTGGAACAGGAAGCCGAAGCCCAGCGTCAGCCACTTCAGGATTTTCCAGTGCCACAGCAGAGCGGACAGCGCCGAGATCACCAGGATCAGCGGCAGCACGTTGAACGCGAAGGTGAACAGACCGCCCGGGTTGGTCACCGCATAGGGCTGATCGCCCCCTGCCAGATAGCCGAACACGAACTTGGTCCCCTCGGCGGTCGCCACGGCCAGACCATCGACGGCGCTGGTCACCGCCGCCAGCACGCCCTGCGATCCGGGAATGGCGAACAGCGCAAGAACCAGCAGGGCCTGGACGCCGATCGCGCCCAATGTCAGCCGCCAGGGAAACCGGCTCTTGGTCTCCGACATCAGCCAGCAGGCGGCGACGATGGCCACGAGGCCGCCCAGGCTCTGGAGGTTCAGCGTGGTGAACATGGAAGGTTCCGTCCGGCCCCCTGCCGGCCCATTCCGTTGAACCGAACCCGGCCCCTCTGGCAAGGGTGAGAGTCGTGGAGAGAAGAAAAGTGACTCTTACTTCTCCAACGGACCCTCCGGGTCGAAGGTTCGGGGTCACCTTAAGGGCCGCTGGCGTCAAGATCGGTCGCACCCGGGATCGGCGATCACGACCGCCCGTCGGAGCGAGCGGCGGCTGTCGAGGTCAGGTCTGATGCCGCACCAGCTTGCCGTAGTCGTCCATCAAGGTCAGCGAGATATCACCCGGCGTGAACGTATATTCGCCGATCGACTGGACGGGGGTCACCTCGGCGGCCGAGCCGGTCAGAAAGCACTCGGAGAAGGTCGACAGTTCCTCGGGACGGATGTGGCGAACGACCACCTCGATGCCCTTCGATTTCGCGATATCGATGACGGTCTGGCGGGTGATGCCGTTCAGGATGTGGGTCACGTCGGGGGTGTGGATCACACCGTCCTGGACGAAGAAGACATTGGCACCGGTCGCCTCTGCGACGTAGCCGCGCCAGTCCAGCATCATGGCGTCGGAGAAGCCGCGCCGCTCGGCCGCGTTCTTGGACATGGTGCAGATCATGTAGAGCCCGGCGGCCTTCGCCGTGGTGGGGGCAGTCATCGGATCGGGGCGACGCCACTTGGCCCACTCCAGCCGGATGCCCTTCTTCTTCACTTCCGGGTCGAAATAGCTGGGCCAGTCCCAGACCGCGATGGCGACGTGGACCTTGTTATTCAGGGCCGAGACGGAGGTCTGTTCCGGCCCGAGGTAGGCGACGGGGCGGACATAGGCGTCCTCCATGCCCATGCGCGCGCAGGTTTCCTTGCAGGCCGCGTCGATCTCGGCCACGCTGTATGGCAGCGCAAAATCCAGAAGTTCAGCGGAGCGGGCCAGACGCTCGGAATGCTCTGTCAGCTTGAAGATTTCCCCGCCATACATACGCTCACCCTCGAACACCGACGAGCCGTAGTGCAGAGCATGGGTCAAAACGTGCGTTTTCGCTTCCCGCCAGGGCACGAAATCACCGTCCATCCAGATCCAGCCATCACGATCGTCGAAAGGAACCAAGGCCATTGAACAACGTCTCCTGCGCAGAT of Brevundimonas subvibrioides contains these proteins:
- a CDS encoding uracil-DNA glycosylase family protein translates to MTTSPDLDAVLSDIRACRACLGELPHTPRPVVRVFPATRLLICGQAPGRRVHESGLPFTDPSGDRLRNWMGVDYETFYADHRIGVAAQAFCYPGTAPKGGDYPPPRRCAELWRPRLLEALPQIELTLLVGGYAQVWALGDRVKPNMTGTVGAWRDYGPSILPLPHPSWRNTAWLRRNPWFELEVVPYLRQRVRGILGR
- a CDS encoding DUF3253 domain-containing protein; its protein translation is MSDPIEAAIFETLAKADPKGVGGKSVEPADVAKHIQTEQWQRVLPKVRATALHLMRQGRLTITKKGKVVDPTNFRGVTRLRLPTEAETATALAALPPKPEVDDDFA
- a CDS encoding PaaI family thioesterase; its protein translation is MVAKVTVTEGEFTGWKTYDLHGTFDQVVGPFYFRPDPDGRMRCAFRAEPKHMNAGDRMHGGCLMTFADIALFQTAYQEMEGKNGVTVQLDSTLIDGAYVGELIEATGEVVRAGGSLIFVRGQITTGERTLMTYSGIIRKFTPR
- a CDS encoding glutathione S-transferase family protein, which encodes MKLYDSFRAPNPRRVRWVMAEKGIEDVEIVQIDIMSGDHKTPDYRARVGVPHVPALELDDGTVVSESVAICRYLEALYPEPNLFGHDPREQAIVEMWTRRCEFYLANPIMLNVRLTHPALAVLEATPQPQVADYNRLSAERFMKTLDRHLAEREFIALDRFTIADVVGAVGLDFARMVKYRPPEEFIHLARWLDACRARPAAKAGI
- a CDS encoding NupC/NupG family nucleoside CNT transporter, yielding MFTTLNLQSLGGLVAIVAACWLMSETKSRFPWRLTLGAIGVQALLVLALFAIPGSQGVLAAVTSAVDGLAVATAEGTKFVFGYLAGGDQPYAVTNPGGLFTFAFNVLPLILVISALSALLWHWKILKWLTLGFGFLFQKTMGLGGASALAVAANIFLGMIESPIVIRAYLDKLTRSEIFLMMVVGLATVAGSTMVAYASILSATLPNAAGHVLVASIVSAPAGVLLARIIIPEKPGEGGQVADYGSALKYDSAIDAIVKGTADGLMVVLNISAVLIVFVALVALVNLMLGGFWIFGDHVTVQRLLGWLFMPVAWLVGVDWSEAGKAGWLLGTKLTLTEFVAFIELGKIPVGDMSERTRMLMTYALCGFANIGSVGITVTGLSVLIPERREEVLGMVWKALFAGFLATLMTAAVVGAMPASIFG
- a CDS encoding branched-chain amino acid aminotransferase, whose translation is MALVPFDDRDGWIWMDGDFVPWREAKTHVLTHALHYGSSVFEGERMYGGEIFKLTEHSERLARSAELLDFALPYSVAEIDAACKETCARMGMEDAYVRPVAYLGPEQTSVSALNNKVHVAIAVWDWPSYFDPEVKKKGIRLEWAKWRRPDPMTAPTTAKAAGLYMICTMSKNAAERRGFSDAMMLDWRGYVAEATGANVFFVQDGVIHTPDVTHILNGITRQTVIDIAKSKGIEVVVRHIRPEELSTFSECFLTGSAAEVTPVQSIGEYTFTPGDISLTLMDDYGKLVRHQT